The sequence CAGCAATGGAGACGGTGAGCAACGGCTCTGAGAGCGAGAGGAGTGTCAAGTGTAGGGCTGTCCTTAGCAAAATGTCTTCTTTCAATGCAGATGATGAAGCCAAGTCAAAGGCTAAAAAGGAAAAAGGCCCCAAAGGCAagggaaagaagaagaagaaaaaggacaGCGACCTGGAAGGGTTTGAGGATAGTGATGACGGTGACTTTGAGGGGCTGGAGGTGGACTACATGTCTGATGAGAGCAGGTGAGGCTTTACTGTTGCTACATACTAACAGCCCTTTTTCCAAACGGTCTTTTTATGATTACTGCAGTCTAATCTTCATCATTCTTTCATCACTCCAGTTCTGAAGAAGAGCAGCAAGAGAAGACCAAGCACAATAAGGGAGAGGATGTCCCTAAAGGTTGGGGATTTAGCAGGAGTGCACTTCATTTAATTCTGATGTTTGATTTGAGACAACTCCATGAAGCTCcaacacttattttttttttttctcagggatTGATGAAATGTCTGAAAGTGAAGAAGAGAGTGAGGAAGAAAACAAGAATGAGGAAGATGGcaaggaggaagaagaggaggaagatggAAAGAAGACACCAGTGCAGgtggaaaagaagaaaaagaaaggtgAAGGCAGTCTCATTTTGgatttttgtttctttctattTTTACTTGGTGTTGTGGCCTCAAGTCTCACATCGAGTTACTAAGAGTGCTACTTGGGTATTGAGAGGTGTATTCCTCTGGTGCTATTCAGCTAGAAGATCCAAAATGTTTCCCAAATAAACAGTAGTTCAGAGGCACTCAAAAGGAATATAAGTTTAAAAGCCTTTATTTAAACTTGGCTATCCATTAAAAACATGCCAGCATGTTTTGGCTCTGTGGCCTTCTTTAGGGAAATTCAAAATGTAGTAGTAATGTTTATTGGAGACTAGGCATACCactaaaaaaggtaaataaaatgaaaagaaaaaatgtaatttaaaaatgatttaatttatgcttaaaaataaaaagacatttataactttattttagTAACAATTAAAATTCTAgttaaatgcaaaagtaaaataatacatttaaaaatattttaaatgataaactttaaaatgcatttccaaatcacttattttataatattaatgttttctcattttgtttaagTGCTAATCTTAGTCCTCCATAATGttgacattataaatattttatatatacagttgcaatcaaaattattccacccccttgacctgcaagacattttgctctggaggataacattttatgaaaccaattcaacaaaggcatcagtaaatattagagaaagtttgttaatacacttgagtgattctgagaatggaacactgatgaatcatgataaaattcaaattgcctctaaacattcattttaaaaattattcaaccccctttgtgaatcttttgttctttaaaatctcaaataaacgctgtctgtaagtgttcagaagcttctgtcacctctctactacagtcttggcccattccacgcctgaaaaagctttcagatcactgataatctttgggtttcacattgccactgctttcttcaaattcaaccagatatttgcaatgagaattaagcctggagtctgaacaggtcactcaagtacattctgtgactgatccctgaaccaagcagtagtagagttggatgtgtactttgggattaCTGTCCTGCAGgcaagtccattgatcatcagcttcagtttttgcaccaaagtcatcacaattcttgtcaaaatggcctgatacctcaaagaatccatgatgtccttaatacagtcatgatttccacttcctgctaCAGTAAAGCAACCCCATAaaaggactgatccacctccaagtttgagatGGTTTTCTTCtacttatgagctttgccttttttgcagcagaccagaaagttccagtttggtcacatcactccatataacattcctccagagaTCCACAGGTCCAATCAAATGAATTTGATTAAGTTCAAGTTGGCCtgttgttcttcttgatcaagagtggtatttatcaagatgtctcaacatgaaggccatacttgtctagtgttcttcttacacactgctttgaaatggttttcctcctttcatcgagtcatcttgcaagtctttggctgtacattgcaggtttttctcagttgctctgataaAACATGTTATGATATTCAACACCCACAGGTTTTCTGTTAAatcacactttaagctaaggaataaggctgagagctgtgtctgtAGGAACTTTCAGTGTCTttgaaatcttcatatagccttagcctttttaaagtaatacaatattctctttagcttttgtgagatctccgttgacatttttgctattcaacttcaacacatgcatgggctaactgtatgtgtaacggctcaaactaattctgtttttaatagtttctacagtttgagactgttttattccccaccgtgcaaataagtgatttaaaaacagcaatgctgAATAGGGGTTGAAAAATTATGACATAGcggtattataaaaaaaaatcatataactcaaatattacattatatattgacaatatcacttatAATATGCGACTAAACTgttataaatgcaatttttattttatcctggatcttcagaaaagcttgtatttgtaaagtactgcagtctctgaggggttaagtaattttgattgcaacggtgtgtatatatatatatatatatatatatatatatatatatatatatataatatattactatttttttatttttttaaatcattgtgtATGTTTCAGACAGCAGTGGTGAGTCCGACAGCTCAGAGGACAGTGATATTGAAGGAGAGGCAGCTTCAGCACTGTTCATGGTAGTAATGGcctatatttgtgtgtttgggaGAGAAGATTCATGTTTCATGTGTGTATGGTACAGTGCTCTCTTGTTGTCTCCCCTCTCACAGAAAAAGCGCACTCCTCCTAAGCGAGGGGGTGGTCGTGGCTCAGCAGGTAGTTCAAGGACAGGAAGTCGACCTGGCACACCTTCCATTGACAACGCTGCAACGTCCAACACTCTCCGTGCTGCTGCCAACAAACTGGAGCAAGGTACACAAAAAGGTTAATAAAAATtctgattaaaaatgttaataaaatgaattacatGATATAGCTATTAGTTGCATGGTTTAATTGCCTTAATTGCAtaggaaaaaaaatcagttattaTTGTGGTAAAATAATAACATGCAAATAGATTAAAAAAGTGACTTTAGAAAGATTGTAATATGTTGGTCTTCTTTACAGTGAAACAAGTTccttctttaattatttttaataacttttttttagagGGATACTCCATCTGTTTACCCTAATGCCCTCCCAGATGTGACTCTTTCTTCAGATTATTacgatttttagaaaaattatccATTTCTGTGAGAGTGTCTCCAGCTGTTCACCATAGTTGAAGCTTTAAAAACCACACTAAGTGAACATGAGGGTAACACATATGACTCCAGGAGATGAATCAATGTCTTTTGAAGTATACAGTGGGTGTATGTGGGtggaaaaatattcatattttaaacttGAAGCTGTTACATCAGTTCACACTTGATGGAAGCGTCAGCTTGTGAACATGTTGACAAAAACACTCTTAAGAAGTGGTGCAGACGGACAGAGCACTGCTATGTTCACTTTGGTTTTTGAAGCATCAACTTTGGGAGTCCCATACACTCGCATTACATGGAATCAGTGATGGATAATttgtctaaaaaatattttgtttgtgttcatctgaagaaagaaagtcatatacatctatGATGGCATGAGGTTGAGTAGGTAATAAGACGATTTTTGTATTGTGccataatgtaatataatctgCCTAGTATCTCCTTATTTCATCTAGTCTGTTTCTCTTCACTGCTAAGGGTTAGGTAAAGTATAAACTTCATGTATCTGCTCCTCTGTCTCAGGTAAGCGTCAGACGACTGTGCCCAGCACAGAGACTCCAGCAGCGAAGAGATTAAAGATGGAGCCCAGCCCTCAGAGCTCTTCAGGAAAGAGCACACCCCAACCAGTGTCAGGGAAATCCACCCCCAGCTCCAGGTACTACTTTCTTGAATATTACCATGATCCAGAAACCCCTCAGTTCACTCCCCATCTCTGGGTTCTGGGTCTTTTCTCCAGCCTCCAGCTGTGATGTCTATGTCCTCTATCCCCCGAGACATGCACCAAGTTACTCTTACATTAAAGCATACAGTGCTGGATCTAGTAACCGTATCAAAATTCTTCACCACGTTACGGTTTATGATGCTTATTTTATCTGTTCAATTCACAGACAAGCATTGACAGGGATGTATAACATATATGTCCATCTCCCCTTTAGTGATGTGCTGCTGACAGAGGATGCCGTGCGCAGGTATCTCATCAGGAAGCCCATGACCACTAAAGACCTGCTGAAGAAGTTCCAGACTAAGCGCACAGGCCTCAGCAGCGAGCAGACGGTCAACGTGCTCGCCCAGATCTTGAAGAGGCTCAACCCAGAGAGGAAGAACATCAATGACAAGATGCACTTCTACCTCACAGAGTGAGCCCAGCTGAGGAGAGGGTCAAACTGAGTGCCCATGACCAGCAGCCTCTCCTTTAAGAACACAGCTCATTTAGGTTAAGACCTGCTTGATCTGAAATTTGTCATTTTGCTTTCTACCATTCAGCATTTATTAACAGTAGAACTTAAGTGCTGTTAATTGAGTTACATCATGGAATGCTGGAGGTCTAAAGagtaaaaagacaaagaaaactgAGAAACAAGCAATGGGGAGTAGGTTTTTGTGTACTGGTTTTATAAAAGATATAGGAAAGATGTGTTTGTAAATTCCACATGTAAATTCCAAATTATGTCTGTTAATGACAGATGAAAACCTGCTGTATTTTGAGAGTACATTTACCTAGAGAATACAGTTGCATTTGTGGCTTTTATTGCACATTCAtttcttattacatttttttgccttttttaaaaaaaaaaactggtttaaaAGCATTGCACTGTTAAAATCAGTAAAAGGTATAACTTTTTCAGGAGATTTCTCCTTTGGTAGTACATTAAATTTGTTCAGAGATGAATAACagtgtttgtgttcatttgttttaaatgcatattgtaTGCAATAGTAATGTATAGTTGAGTAGAAAGCCACAAGAGTggatagcaatttttttttttgattttgtaaaTAGCAGCAGTTCCAATGACTGTCTTCATTCTTTTCCATGACTCATTTTACAATATACACTGAATAAATCTAATCTTTCCCTACATATAGAATACACTACAGGTATTTGGACCATATTTCAGTGAGCTGGTTCAGCTGAATATTATCGTAATGTTAGCAGTTGACACATTTTTAGCTATGTTTGAGCATCTGAAATATGAACAATTCTAAACCAGGGAAATGTAAAAAAGCCACAGCGTGTCCAAGATAAGTGTTCAGGTAACAACCTTATACACTCTTTTGGAATTTTggaattttggaaatattttctcTGTACTTGTTTCGATGCTCTAATTAGTAGAGTCATCCTATCGAGGACATTGTCACACTCAAATATCCACTACATTAAGCGTAATAGCGTCACACTGTCACTGACGGGGCGCCATTTTGAATTAGCTCAGATTTCTAGGACTTGAAGTGTTTGAGTTAATATCGCTTCAGCCCAGCATTATAGAGGgcacaaaatacaattttatggGAAGACGTGAGTGCAAGAAGCAATAATGATCCAATAAAACTGCTAAATGTAGGCTAACTGCaatttaccatatatatatatatatatatatatatatatatatatatatatatatatatatatatatatataatttaaattagtttaaaaatgtatatgcgGCTACAAATAGGCCTACACATAAACGAGTTTCATATGTTGTTTCCAGTGAGTAAAGAACGTTCTACTCTAGTGACGATAAATTCTGTGTAATTGCAGTTCCACTTTTCAACACTAGATTGCACCACATGACTATGGCTTGCTTTGATACAGTAgataaagatgaaaataaaaaccGTTATTTATGGGGCAAATTAACGCATATTCCTTTGATTTCCTCCTAACATGCacgctattttaaaaaaaaatatatagcctattatTATTTTCGTTTTATGTTTTGACCCTTGGCTGAAATGTcacattttaaatctataaagTAACCAGCCTCAAATTCTTGTATTGgcatgtttttgttaaatgtgaagcAGCAGCTTGCGCTCCACTCCCCCTGCTGGCTATTCAGTGTTTCTAAGGTATATATCATAATCCAGACTTGTGACATTACAATCCAAAACTGTATCCAGTGACTGTGCTTATTTCAGACACTTATGTCACTGTTCTtttagatctctctctctctctctctctctctctccccccccgtctccctccacacacacacacacacacacacacacacacaaacacacaaaaccacaTTGACTGGTTTCTCTCATCAATTAGCCCGCAAGACTGTAATGATGgtaattatttgtaattgtaatgGTCAGGCAGTGCTGTTTGTGGCAGTAAGCGGGCATTAAACAGTCTGTAAGTAAGTAAGATTTACAGGCAGTAGACATTGAGTGCTGATACATGGCTCCGGGGAATGTGCAATATATCAATGCTGTAGCCAATACAGCAAAGATTAGAAGATCACAAAGCCTGAAATAACTCCGAGCACAGTCTTAGAATAGTTTATTGGTGTTTTTTGTAGCAGATATGTACTGGTTTATATTACACATTAGCTAGTGTTTTCTACATATCAGAGGGGGAATTTCTTTACAAACTTTAAATCACTTTTAGAGGCAACTTTAGATGAGATCCATTTACAATCAGTTTTGAAcattctgaaaatataatttaccTTTTGCTAAACACTGTCCCTTTGGTGACTTCCTAACGCAAACCAGATTTACAATCTTTCTATAGAAATGAACCAGACTTCTTTGAATTgcattattttcagtaaattgtgCTCATGAAGTGGTAAAAAGTAACCCTGgtttaaataaattgttgaaaAGGTTGAAAAGTATTTGTATctgctgtttttaaaagaaattgagAAATTTAGTAATAACGAAATTCAAAACAGCAGAAACTGCTAATTATAATTGAGACAACAATTTTTcagtcaataattaaaaaaacaacaacaaaaaaacaccctAATTTGAAAGCTATTACAATTAAGGTTGCAAAGGGATGGACTATTTCCAAAAGTTTCCAAAATGTCTGGAAAGTTTTGGAAATTTACTGGAAATGTCTCGCCTTTTTTGCAACCCTAATTAATAGCATTAGGGAACACAACTGTGAACACAAAGGGAAACAATGTTATACcatatttttgttactttagTATTTACTCTTACCCAGGAAACAGATCCTCAATAGACTTATattagaaaaaagaagaaaaacaaacatcagaaGGTCTAAGATAGTTCAGCAACATTCTTAAGGCGGGGCTTAAGAAGGGTCAATTCACAAGGAGAAATCAACACTAGAGCCGAACATTTAGGCTACATACATACACGTAAAGACAAACACATCAACATATTTATCTCACTTCCTGAGAGGTCTGTCTGGCTGCCCTCCAAACCTGTCCTCCTGCAAGCAAGTCTTTTCTCAATAGGCTTCATGATTGACAGCAGCTGATCTAAAGAACACAGGAAATCGTTTAAGCCTCTAAGATTCAGACTGTGTGTCAAGTGACCATAAAATGCTCAATTGATTGTGATGCAAATACAGAATTCATAAATGAGTTTGATTTCCTGCTGGAGAGGTACAAGGAGGAAGGCATAGAGAGAGTTTTGAAGAAGGTTTTCGGttacttccattgtatggacacaAAAAACACAAAGACATTTCTCAGAATATCTTCCTTTGAGTTCCAAACGATAATTAAAGTCATATAGATGAAAAAagatgagggtgaataaatgatgacagaattttcattttggggtgaactatccctttaaaataatgGTAACCACAGATGTAGCAGAAATGTTTGGATTTGAGTGGAAAAGAGGCACTCCACAGCTTGGGAATCATGTAAGGGAAGCAGAGCTTAAAGAAAGTATGTGAGATGAGTGAAAGCATATTGTGATTACAGTTCTGTCCCTGTGTGAAGATGCTGGCCTACTTACTAGCTGTTTGGAGCAGTTTACATTCACTTTGAATCAACGTCAGATTAACAAAGACATGCCTGCCTTTTTCAGAATTTGAtgatttttactatttatttcttGCAAAACTGACACATTACTTTCACAATAGTTCCTGACAGATTGTCAAAATGCTAAATTAACATGTTTATCCAGAAATGGTCTGTTTGCTAATCTCCTGTTGGTGCAGTTAATGAGCCTGTCTTAGTAGAAGGGTTAGAGGCactgaaaaagaaatgaatggaTGTTTTGTCAAGCACTGGGGCTTTTAATAATTCTacactgtttaaaaatgtattgtacctACATCAGACTCTTCCCCAAATAAAACACTCTGCTCAGAAAATGACGGCCCACTTTAAGCTCTCCCACAGTCTAGTATCTTTGTCTCTTACCTCTGCCAAAAAAAGTGTCtattatttgtgttttcattttaatagtataaagtattaagaaaatataaatgaaatgaacctctaaagaagcccttaaaaacacacaaagcatTTATGTGTTCAACTCTCTTATTTTCTCTAGTACATGTTTATTGCATCTGATACCCTAACATACAGTACAGAGGGGTGATATGTTGTAGCCCGTTGCACTGACCAGATTTATATCTGGAAGATAAGGTTAAATAAGGAGCAGAGAACCTGCTATATATGTTGTTTATGAATTATTCAGTTTTATGAGTCACTGAGTTAAGCTTCTGCTGCAAATACACAGCAACATTACTTCAGAATTCTTGAttgacacagtgtgtgtgtgtatgttcacatTTTTAACGTCTCTTTATCACCATTATATGCATGCAATCACTGAATGCACACATTCAAACTGATGCATTATGTGGTTGCATTTGTTTTGCGAAACTGACATGTGACAGTTTTATGGGAGCACTGAACACTTGATTGAATTTCGATTGATTTGATGACAATTCTCACACCACATCTTCTCTGAATTTGAGCATAGCTGTGTCACACTAGTCTGTCACAGAATAAATCATAGTCTAACAGACCAGAATTTACTTACAACTCAATTGTGGCAAAATGTGCAGCTCGTTTTTCCTCTGTAGAGCAGTGCAGTGAGACATCTTATTGACTTCTCTCTTTCTTTGGCTGGCTGTGTGCtttctgtgtgctgctgtgtTAGATTAGTGTGGCGTGCTTTAATAATGCACTAAGGGAGGGTTGTTTCTGCTTGACAGCAGGAGAGAGTCTCTGGCATTCAAAAGCAATCGCCTTTTGAACCCCAACTGTGTGACAAGGCTGACACATCACAGAATATAGCTCCACCACTGAGACTGTAttcataatcaataaattaaCCCCGTTCAATATAAAGAAACTATTCATTAAGAAGATTAGTGTTAACACAAGAATAACTTAATTAGATGAACATATACActcttttcactttcattttcttcTAAATGGCAAAAACTGTTTGCTGGGCCCAGTAACACTAAGCAAAACCCTTCACTTGTGTTCTTGTATAGAGGCAGCTGTCAGGATGATGAGCAGGATTTGTCACAATCAGGGTTTTTATGGGGTCGTAGCTGATGGACTGGGTCGGTCCAGTCACTAAATTGGCTTTGTTTTGATTTTCAAGAGATAATGAGGTCCAGGTTTGTTTTGAGTTTGTGGGTGTTCGATTACTTTACTGTAGAGAGGCATTCTTTATATAGcatttaatttgcatgtttttccCCCTATCTCTGCTCATAGGTTGATTAATGACTTTCGGCCACAGTTTAGAGCTCTGACTCACCACTTCTCAAGTTTGTTCACTTGGAATAATTTGAAGATAATTCTATAAAATCATAAAGCTAGCACATTGCAGGTAAGCAGgatataattcataatttttcCACACACTTATCTGCAACAACTGTAGCCTAACAATTGGCTGGTATTAGTGGTAATTGCTTATTAACATTTGGGTAAGAATTTGTTGCAAATACACCActcttgttttatatatttggaatataagtttgtttttgtagaaCCAAATTGCCTTTACATGAAGCAAATGTTTTGTTCTGAAAGATGTTTACATTGTAGTTGTTGCatgtttatattttgcataacttggttatttgttatatttagttCAGGAATAGGATCCATGGCTGTGTGAAATgtttcagaaccatggacagctGCTTTGGCGTGCTACTGAGTGTCGTTTCTGTCATTGGCTCGGTGCTCTTGCCTAACTAAGGTTGAGGTTTCATTAAAGCAATCGCCCAAACCAAAGGCTGTCGCCCAAATAGTAGGCTACAACTGCCAAACAGATTTAGTTCTAATAGATTTTGGttaatgtttaagttttagtttcaAATAGcgtttcaaaaacaacaaaagtttGACTATAAATGATTCAGAACGCTTACTTTTATCTTGCGTAAAATGAATGCTTGCGAGCAGATTTCCGTATGTCTTGGGAAGTAGCTACCCGTTCGCTGCTTTGCTTTAAAACTTATAAGTTAGGACTATCTGCaatattactttattatatatttacaatcaCAACCTTAAACAGGATGCAGCTCGAAAACTACACAAAAATTACTCTATAACGTATGTTGACAAGCCCGTATACACTCACTTGACAGTCGCTTAGTCTGACTGTTCAGAGAGAGGCTCGAGACGATCGTCTGTCAGCCGCTGTGGATCTGTGGATCTGTTGACTGAAGCCTGGAGGCTGGAGGCTGGTGTCTGTTTGAGCTCTAGACCCCGGGCTCTTCCGGTCTGACGCTAAACGCATCACACACGGTTGATCACACGCGTGCTGGTTCAGATCGTGAACAGCATGCTGCACAGGATCAAGAGATGAACAGAGATCCAGAAGATAATCCCCCCCCCTCAAGTTCTAATTCTTTTCGCAGCGGTAGCAGCTAGGCCATGTGATATTGTGGTACTACTTAATTTGTTTTCAGGGGGAGTTTAGCAGTAAGGTGGACAGgaatataaatgattaaaactacaCGTGAGAGAGGCGCTGTCCGCCGTACCACGACTGCGTCCACTTGTTTTAGACACGGGATGGGGCATTTAGGAGGACCAGTTCTGTATATCCTCCTCTGTTTACTGCTTCGCGTGATAGGCTATCTGATAGGTGGGCACTGTTAAGGTCGCGCGGGTCTAATGATTTTTGCCACAAACAGCCGCGTCCTAAGTATTGTTCTTGCTTTATTCACTCTCAACCCCCTTTTTCAAACACATCACATGGCTAATGTCTATTTTAAATTCGCGATTCCTTctgtgtttgtttcattttttacattttcatctttttattagctattatttaaaataatatcaataGTCTACAATCTTTTTTAACAAGTAAAAATAGTCGCCCAACATTGGATTGCATTgtattgtttatgtttatgtactTTTATGTTAGGTGTTACTAATTAGAGGGACTAATTTGGACGAATTTGTAATCGTCGTGTGGCTTTACATGCTTCACGTTGCTATTCTATCTTTTACAGTATGTCAAGTGACATGGTAGGTATTAACATTAATTTGCGAACATATAGACCACCAAGAgtttgtataaaatatacagtcaCCAAAAATGCCATCCCCGTATGCTTGTAACATCGTTATAAGTATGTTACACCATTTTTCTGTAAGGTAGGCTACATTTCACAGGTTTCATAGACTTTTTGACTATTGTTGGAAAAGGGGATGGGTTGGATGAAAGAGTTGTCAACTGTACTTATGGGAAATTTCCTTCGATTAATTCCGAAATGTCTGCGTCTAAGAATAGCCTGTGGGTCCTCGCCCTGCGTGCCCTCGCAAAGCGGAGCTGTTCCCGAGAGACGCGCGTTTGAATGCGCAGCTGTCTCCCAGCGCGCACATCCCGACCACTGGCACAAACAGACATAACCTGGCAACGCGCTGTCAGTTTGTTACGTTCGTTATCTCTAAAACTGTACAACCCCTCTGTGTCGTATGAACAAGCCGACAGGATTTCCATGCGGTAAACGCAAGTGAGAACTGAGACTGAGACTGAGAACACATTCAGTAGGGACTGAAGGTAGCCTACACTGGAGTCAGAAGAATAATTAATCAGTGGGGTGCGTGCGCCTTGCGTCATGCGCAGCAAGAAGAACTGGCCAAAGCGCTGAATTGATCAGCGGCTCATTATAGCTTAGCGTGCCAGCTGATCGAGCTAACTGTTTCGTTCAGCTTGTGTTTCACAAACTGATATCCTGCGAGCCCCCACCCCACATTCGTCctcagctgcctcctccccctCTTTTTTCCTCAGGGGCGCTTGACGGAGAGTAACGAGGCTAACAGACAGCTCAACATTGGCAGAATTAAGGAATAGAGGGATCTGAGTGTTCTCACGAACGGATTGCCCTTACATTCGGTGAAGATGAACAGATCCAGGGCGGCCCAGAGCCCAATGCAGGGGAACAGAAGCGGCGATGGGAACACAGAGATGTCGCCGCTGTCCCCTCGCGATTGATGCTTCTActttctgtcactgtgtgttCCTTCATAGGATTTTATCACGGTTGGATTGGTTCTTTTGCACTGTAATGCCGGTGATGGGTCTTGCGAAAAGGATGACACCTTACCagtgagccacacacacacacacacaaaaaaatcaatcTATACTTGTGATGATCTGTTT comes from Carassius auratus strain Wakin chromosome 3, ASM336829v1, whole genome shotgun sequence and encodes:
- the LOC113045179 gene encoding general transcription factor IIF subunit 1 isoform X1, which produces MRQQTKEEEFLDANGASCFRLLLNFVINGTSCSAVMTSLGSSSSSTTEYVVRVPKNTSKKYNIMAFNAGDKVSCSTWTQARMERDMSNRRIYGEEETQEGAAGSEFGKKQREEARRKKYGIVTKEFKVEDQPWILKVNGKAGRRFKGLKKGGVTENASYYIFTQSADGAFEAFPVHSWYNFTPQAKHRTLTAEEAEEEWGRRNKVVNHFSIMLQRRLRGQERGEEEEEEGEKGGKKKKKKEGRGGDLRIHDLEDDLEMSSDESDGSNGDDDEAKSKAKKEKGPKGKGKKKKKKDSDLEGFEDSDDGDFEGLEVDYMSDESSSEEEQQEKTKHNKGEDVPKGIDEMSESEEESEEENKNEEDGKEEEEEEDGKKTPVQVEKKKKKDSSGESDSSEDSDIEGEAASALFMKKRTPPKRGGGRGSAGSSRTGSRPGTPSIDNAATSNTLRAAANKLEQGTQKGKRQTTVPSTETPAAKRLKMEPSPQSSSGKSTPQPVSGKSTPSSSDVLLTEDAVRRYLIRKPMTTKDLLKKFQTKRTGLSSEQTVNVLAQILKRLNPERKNINDKMHFYLTE
- the LOC113045179 gene encoding general transcription factor IIF subunit 1 isoform X2 → MRQQTKEEEFLDANGASCFRLLLNFVINGTSCSAVMTSLGSSSSSTTEYVVRVPKNTSKKYNIMAFNAGDKVSCSTWTQARMERDMSNRRIYGEEETQEGAAGSEFGKKQREEARRKKYGIVTKEFKVEDQPWILKVNGKAGRRFKGLKKGGVTENASYYIFTQSADGAFEAFPVHSWYNFTPQAKHRTLTAEEAEEEWGRRNKVVNHFSIMLQRRLRGQERGEEEEEEGEKGGKKKKKKEGRGGDLRIHDLEDDLEMSSDESDGSNGDDDEAKSKAKKEKGPKGKGKKKKKKDSDLEGFEDSDDGDFEGLEVDYMSDESSSEEEQQEKTKHNKGEDVPKGIDEMSESEEESEEENKNEEDGKEEEEEEDGKKTPVQVEKKKKKDSSGESDSSEDSDIEGEAASALFMKKRTPPKRGGGRGSAGSSRTGSRPGTPSIDNAATSNTLRAAANKLEQGKRQTTVPSTETPAAKRLKMEPSPQSSSGKSTPQPVSGKSTPSSSDVLLTEDAVRRYLIRKPMTTKDLLKKFQTKRTGLSSEQTVNVLAQILKRLNPERKNINDKMHFYLTE